In the Alligator mississippiensis isolate rAllMis1 chromosome 7, rAllMis1, whole genome shotgun sequence genome, one interval contains:
- the LOC106737553 gene encoding tumor necrosis factor receptor superfamily member 10A, whose translation MERSGVHVCPRRASGEPAASPQPRSGARHASAVPLPPLCMRILLLLLLLLPLCAHKAKSASVLQTWDAEGSRVDAAASRPTTPDLDFYFVDGRLRCKRCPRGHYVKEHCANPDGFATCLPCKEGFEYMAYSSEFKTCFSCRACRGDQVEVRPCTSISDRECACKNGTYCTPDQPCEMCHKCRTSCPKGGEVVKSCTPYSDIQCSHSVVPPSAQGISVGLVTGIAVFLIIVVTVLVVLAVRYCCFSDDEKSFELKSKILLRLRNGTRRNQGTLDNHRNQKMDWESQHKLLVPQEQAGQLGPMGTRAEASHSELEEVLHLSVPEVKGRKNLVPVEGDDQIETLRRSFDVFAEEVPYKDWKRFGRQLHLSENEIMMAEKIGGDSLEQYVQILTTWLNKEGTGSSVNTLLETLDRIHLRGVAQSVCNKLIQYGLYKYEDTSPEADGIVSS comes from the exons ATGGAGCGCTCCGGGGTGCACGTGTGTCCGCGCCGCGCCAGTGGCGAGCCCGCGGCCAGCCCGCAGCCGCGCTCCGGGGCCAGGCACGCGTCTGCCGTGCCGCTGCCGCCGCTCTGCATGCGgatcctgctgctcctgctgctgctgttgcccctgTGCGCG CATAAGGCCAAGTCAGCAAGTGTGTTGCAGACATGGGATGCAGAAGGATCCAGGGTGGACGCTGCTGCCTCGAGACCAACTACTCCAGACTTGGACTTCTACTTCGTTGATGGTAGACTTCGTTGCAAACGGTGCCCTAGAG GTCACTATGTTAAAGAGCACTGTGCTAATCCTGATGGTTTTGCGACGTGCCTTCCATGTAAAGAAGGCTTTGAATACATGGCCTACTCCAGTGAGTTCAAGACATGCTTCTCTTGCCGTGCCTGCAGGGGAG ACCAGGTGGAGGTGAGACCATGCACCAGCATCAGCGACAGGGAGTGTGCCTGCAAGAATGGCACCTACTGCACCCCAGATCAGCCCTGTGAAATGTGCCACAAGTGCCGAACCAG TTGCCCCAAAGGaggagaggtggtgaaatcttgCACGCCATATAGTGATATACAGTGCAGCCACTCCGTTGTGCCCCCTTCTGCACAGG GTATTTCTGTAGGCTTGGTTACTGGTATTGCTGTGTTTCTCATTATAGTCGTCACAGTCCTGGTCGTGCTAGCAGTTCGGTATTGCTGCTTTTCGG atGATGAGAAATCTTTTGAATTAAAG TCCAAGATCCTACTGCGGCTGAGAAACGGCACAAGGAGGAATCAAGGAACTCTGGACAACCACAGGAATCAAAAGATGGATTGGGAGTCCCAGCATAAGCTGCTAGTTCCACAGGAGCAGGCTGGTCAACTGGGCCCTATGGGAACAAGGGCAGAGGCCAGCCACTCAGAGCTGGAG GAGGTGCTGCACTTGTCTGTACCAGAGGTGAAGGGGCGGAAGAATCTGGTTCCAGTGGAGGGAGATGACCAGATCGAGA CTCTGCGCAGGTCCTTTGACGTCTTTGCGGAAGAAGTGCCCTACAAGGACTGGAAAAGATTTGGCAGACAACTTCATCTCTCGGAAAATGAAATTATGATGGCTGAGAAGATTGGTGGGGACTCACTGGAGCAGTATGTGCAGATACTAACCACCTGGCTGAACAAAGAGGGCACAGGATCCTCTGTGAACACATTGCTGGAGACGCTGGACAGGATCCATCTCAGGGGTGTTGCACAATCAGTTTGCAACAAACTTATTCAGTATGGTCTTTACAAGTATGAAGACACAAGCCCAGAAGCAGATGGGATTGTCTCTTCATAA